From the Oleiharenicola lentus genome, one window contains:
- a CDS encoding peptidoglycan D,D-transpeptidase FtsI family protein yields MLVVLVAGLGYQQLFRSSEHAAREQRQTQRRLVLPASRGVIYDRDQRVLAVNRPRTDAVINLSELRTGAATAQSRLAVIQRHLDRVNALNGRQDPVDASRLERAYAHDRTTPFVLARDLSNAEADKLSMGLAAADPVRLQHIDQRWYPQGATAAHLLGRVRRTLSSGEEVRGLGGIEQQHETLLSGQPGEAIVQVDAWGFAVGPATTTREPVAGVDVTLSLDLDLQLVTERALAESPALRGSVAVIAVETGEVLALSSKPGYDLNVVSPTMTTAVKQHIDAEGGWFNHATQGLYPPGSVFKIFTALAGLRGNTLQPDTALPCPGYLELGGRRLPCHNPGGHGSIRLRDALAHSCNVFAYQAGLAAGADALAAEARRFHLGEPTGLDLPAEASRMLVPDPLWKEQAGHGPWMPGDTANLAIGQGFLRCSPLQLACAVASLARRETLTVPTLLRSPGRKPSGDRPAEPLGLTDADYAALLAGLRAVVESGIGRDAQVPGISIAGKTGTAQVTRPAGTFNIAWFVAFAPIEKPQIALAVALEGARPNEEFAGAAHAAPVVREIIGAYFDKLPVR; encoded by the coding sequence ATGCTCGTCGTGCTGGTCGCCGGTCTCGGTTATCAGCAACTATTCCGCTCAAGCGAACACGCTGCGCGCGAGCAACGCCAGACCCAGCGCCGTCTGGTCCTGCCCGCATCGCGTGGCGTCATCTACGACCGCGACCAGCGCGTGCTCGCCGTTAACCGCCCGCGCACGGACGCGGTGATCAACCTCTCGGAACTGCGCACCGGGGCCGCCACCGCCCAGAGCCGTCTCGCCGTCATCCAGCGTCACCTCGACCGGGTGAACGCGCTCAACGGACGGCAGGACCCCGTGGATGCTTCACGCCTCGAACGCGCCTATGCCCATGACCGAACGACACCCTTCGTGCTGGCCCGTGACTTGAGCAATGCGGAAGCCGACAAACTGTCGATGGGGCTGGCCGCAGCCGATCCCGTGCGTTTGCAGCACATCGACCAACGTTGGTATCCACAGGGGGCGACAGCCGCACACCTTCTCGGACGGGTCCGCCGCACGCTTTCTTCGGGAGAAGAGGTGCGCGGTCTTGGCGGAATCGAGCAGCAGCACGAAACCCTGTTGAGCGGTCAGCCCGGCGAGGCGATTGTGCAGGTGGACGCCTGGGGATTTGCGGTCGGTCCCGCCACGACAACGCGGGAGCCGGTGGCCGGTGTCGATGTCACGCTGAGTCTCGACCTCGATTTGCAACTCGTCACCGAACGCGCACTGGCCGAATCACCCGCCTTGCGTGGATCAGTTGCCGTCATCGCCGTGGAAACCGGCGAAGTCCTCGCGCTCTCCAGCAAGCCTGGCTACGATCTCAACGTGGTTTCTCCCACGATGACCACCGCGGTGAAGCAGCACATCGACGCGGAGGGCGGCTGGTTCAACCACGCGACTCAGGGCCTCTACCCGCCCGGTTCGGTGTTCAAGATTTTCACCGCTCTCGCCGGCCTGCGGGGCAATACCCTGCAACCCGACACCGCGCTGCCCTGTCCCGGCTACCTTGAACTCGGTGGCCGACGCCTGCCCTGCCACAATCCCGGGGGCCACGGTTCCATTCGCCTGCGCGACGCGCTCGCGCACAGCTGCAATGTCTTCGCCTACCAAGCCGGACTCGCCGCTGGGGCCGACGCGCTCGCGGCCGAAGCCCGGCGATTTCACCTCGGCGAACCCACCGGCCTCGATTTACCGGCTGAAGCCTCGCGTATGCTCGTGCCCGATCCCTTGTGGAAGGAACAGGCCGGGCACGGCCCGTGGATGCCCGGCGACACCGCCAACCTCGCCATCGGTCAGGGGTTCCTCCGCTGTTCGCCGCTGCAACTCGCCTGCGCCGTGGCCTCGCTCGCCCGCCGTGAAACGCTCACCGTGCCAACCTTGCTGCGCTCACCCGGAAGAAAACCCTCCGGCGACCGGCCGGCTGAACCGCTCGGCCTGACCGACGCCGACTACGCCGCCCTTCTCGCCGGCCTGCGTGCCGTGGTGGAAAGCGGCATCGGCCGCGACGCCCAGGTGCCCGGCATCAGCATCGCCGGCAAGACCGGCACCGCGCAGGTGACGCGTCCGGCTGGCACTTTCAACATCGCCTGGTTCGTCGCCTTCGCCCCCATCGAGAAGCCACAGATCGCCCTCGCCGTCGCCCTGGAAGGCGCCCGCCCCAACGAAGAATTCGCCGGCGCCGCCCACGCGGCCCCGGTCGTGCGAGAAATCATCGGTGCCTATTTCGACAAACTGCCCGTGCGCTGA
- a CDS encoding tyrosine-type recombinase/integrase: MHRRIFKQSGSRVYRLRYRIGDNPRLYDVPLHTGNLEVAEAMADEIIADAEKAALGIGIPRPLRDAQRRPISDHLADHIAYLEGRGRSKSHVLHARVRLQRLFADCRWQYLSDATADRFLSWRAETDELSQKTRNEYLAHANAFFNWLLKQDRILTNPLRSVFKMETRGNETFQRRALSFPEVGRLITESKRRGFLYLVAIGTGLRRNELKQLLWSDLVLEGSRPVVRLRAETTKARRADEVPIMPVLAESLLAAKKKASNPAGLVFPRGIVRPKTLAKDLQACGINVEDAQGSRVDFHALRHTYATLMADAGVSELARVKLARHRTWKLTDRYTDTQRLPLHAEMEKFGKALASSIASQKSGKTCPNEGNVVQVVSEISCASNGVTDGSETFLVGAVADSTSDPWRRGGDSNPR, from the coding sequence ATGCACCGTCGCATATTCAAACAGAGCGGAAGCCGTGTCTATCGCCTGCGCTACCGCATCGGTGACAACCCGAGGCTTTACGATGTGCCCTTGCACACCGGCAATCTTGAGGTCGCTGAAGCGATGGCAGATGAAATCATCGCCGATGCCGAAAAGGCGGCCTTGGGCATCGGTATTCCTCGCCCTTTGCGCGATGCGCAGCGCCGCCCCATCTCCGACCATCTGGCCGACCATATCGCGTATTTGGAGGGCCGCGGACGCTCCAAATCCCATGTTCTGCACGCCCGGGTCAGATTGCAGCGGCTTTTCGCTGACTGCCGGTGGCAATACCTGAGCGACGCAACCGCCGACCGGTTTCTTTCATGGCGGGCCGAAACCGACGAGCTGTCCCAGAAGACCCGCAACGAATACCTGGCTCACGCCAACGCCTTCTTCAATTGGCTGCTCAAGCAGGACCGCATTCTGACCAATCCACTCCGCAGCGTCTTCAAAATGGAAACGCGCGGCAATGAGACCTTCCAGCGTCGGGCACTTTCGTTTCCCGAGGTCGGGCGGCTGATTACCGAAAGCAAGCGGCGCGGCTTTCTCTACCTCGTGGCGATTGGCACCGGGCTGCGCCGGAATGAACTCAAGCAGTTACTCTGGTCAGACCTCGTTTTAGAGGGGTCACGGCCCGTGGTCAGGCTGCGGGCCGAAACCACCAAGGCCCGACGCGCCGACGAAGTGCCGATCATGCCTGTCCTCGCGGAATCGCTGCTGGCGGCCAAGAAGAAGGCCAGCAACCCGGCGGGCTTGGTTTTCCCCCGTGGCATTGTCCGACCCAAGACATTGGCCAAGGATTTGCAGGCCTGTGGCATCAACGTTGAGGACGCCCAAGGCAGCCGCGTGGACTTCCATGCGCTGCGACACACCTATGCAACGCTGATGGCTGACGCTGGCGTTTCGGAGCTAGCACGCGTGAAGCTCGCGCGGCACCGCACATGGAAACTGACGGACCGTTACACGGACACGCAGCGCCTGCCACTGCATGCCGAGATGGAAAAATTCGGGAAGGCGCTAGCTTCCTCTATAGCTTCCCAAAAATCAGGCAAAACGTGTCCAAATGAGGGAAACGTTGTCCAAGTTGTTTCCGAAATCTCGTGCGCGTCGAATGGCGTAACCGACGGCAGCGAAACGTTTTTAGTCGGCGCGGTCGCTGATTCCACAAGCGACCCGTGGCGGAGAGGGGGGGATTCGAACCCCCGGTAA
- a CDS encoding helix-turn-helix domain-containing protein has protein sequence MNTPASLPNGDEFLLLPEIAPVLRCSVKTVRRLIQDGKLKSVKIRGRVFVLKSAFHDYFHRIKKTR, from the coding sequence ATGAATACCCCTGCCTCACTTCCCAACGGTGACGAATTCCTGCTCCTGCCGGAAATCGCCCCCGTGCTGCGCTGCTCGGTAAAGACCGTCCGCCGTCTGATTCAAGACGGCAAGCTCAAGTCCGTCAAAATCCGCGGACGTGTCTTCGTGCTCAAAAGCGCGTTTCACGACTACTTCCACCGAATCAAGAAGACCCGCTAG
- a CDS encoding GIY-YIG nuclease family protein — protein sequence MYYVYRLERIAHRGQRYVGFSSDLRRRLNDHNEGKLPNTARYRPWRLAT from the coding sequence ATGTATTACGTTTACCGCTTGGAACGCATCGCCCATCGCGGGCAACGCTATGTCGGGTTCAGTTCCGACCTGCGCCGGCGTCTGAACGACCATAACGAGGGAAAACTTCCTAACACCGCCCGATACCGACCGTGGAGACTCGCGACATAG
- a CDS encoding rolling circle replication-associated protein: MSALTESVERPPTERAELAAGCGREAPAPAPAGLPCQNSNNSDKPRYKLKPVPHQPGIYRDNSGKQLWDERDEDTLYRWGVPTGAEARSAFHLRLNVAAFIQHWGRNHCLFFTVTDEANLHPTQFARRWNSYLRRNGAWILSFIRVLEPQKRGNPHYHLLVAVEWDTRPDAFDWPAFDLCQRERRMSGTTGHFRELRLRYRNSAAPGLVAMWSLLRKVLPRYGLGRAELLPIRKGKEAISEYIGKYLEAGLVIKKHSWKGCRRVEFDRRNKIHWLACTRVFAWHSPGMTEWRQRVAAIAAVIGAVDMPGITRILGRSWAYRLRDCIVNSSAEEFTALLQVLGMRAIPRIPH; this comes from the coding sequence ATGTCGGCGCTGACGGAATCCGTTGAACGTCCGCCAACGGAAAGGGCCGAGCTGGCTGCCGGATGCGGGCGCGAAGCGCCCGCGCCGGCGCCAGCCGGCCTTCCTTGTCAGAATAGTAACAATTCCGACAAACCCCGCTACAAACTGAAGCCGGTCCCGCATCAACCGGGCATCTATCGGGACAACTCCGGCAAGCAGCTCTGGGACGAGCGGGACGAGGACACCCTCTATCGCTGGGGCGTGCCAACCGGGGCGGAAGCCCGATCCGCATTCCATCTTCGTCTCAATGTCGCCGCCTTCATTCAGCACTGGGGCCGCAATCACTGCCTTTTCTTCACCGTCACCGACGAGGCCAACCTGCATCCCACCCAATTCGCCCGCCGTTGGAACAGCTACCTCCGCCGCAACGGTGCGTGGATACTCAGCTTTATCCGCGTCCTGGAACCACAGAAACGGGGCAACCCGCATTATCATCTCCTCGTTGCCGTCGAGTGGGACACCCGGCCCGATGCATTCGACTGGCCTGCCTTCGACTTGTGCCAACGCGAACGGCGCATGTCCGGGACAACGGGTCATTTTCGTGAGCTTCGACTGCGCTACCGGAATTCAGCCGCGCCCGGACTCGTCGCCATGTGGTCCCTGCTCCGAAAGGTGCTCCCTCGCTACGGCCTCGGGCGGGCGGAACTGCTCCCCATCCGCAAGGGCAAGGAGGCCATTTCGGAGTATATCGGTAAATACCTCGAAGCCGGGTTGGTCATCAAGAAGCACTCATGGAAAGGCTGCCGGAGAGTGGAATTCGACCGGCGAAACAAAATTCACTGGCTCGCCTGCACTCGCGTTTTTGCGTGGCATTCGCCCGGTATGACTGAATGGCGGCAGCGGGTTGCGGCAATTGCCGCCGTAATCGGGGCAGTGGATATGCCCGGCATCACTCGCATTCTAGGGCGGAGTTGGGCCTATCGCCTGCGTGATTGTATCGTCAATTCATCCGCCGAGGAATTCACAGCCCTGCTTCAAGTGCTAGGGATGCGGGCGATTCCTCGAATTCCTCACTAG